A single genomic interval of Daucus carota subsp. sativus chromosome 1, DH1 v3.0, whole genome shotgun sequence harbors:
- the LOC108212320 gene encoding tetrahydroberberine oxidase — MATSSILCSFILLIVFSSFSLQTSASFSRQTSGDSAQRFVQCLTRYAKNSESITQVVFTPANASYNPILQLNLQNLRFNTSGTRKPLAIVTPVEDTQVQAVIYCARKNSMNVRTRGGGHDFEGVSYTADVPFVLLDMINYNRVNIDLKTSTAWVQSGISLGEFYYKISQTSDVLAFPAGLVSTVGLTGLLGGGGYGMMKRKYALAADNTLDARIVDYNGKILDRKSMGEDLFWAIRGGDPASFCVILELKLQLVPVPKLVTYFAVQRTLEQNGSALFQKWQSTAVNVFPRDLDVRVVVDTITSNSSAREDKKTVRFIFQSLYLGKIDTLLPIMKEYFPELGLVREDCVETSWIKTAPMFSFFPVGTDPKILLNKTAPTRNPVKIKSSFTTQPISLEGLNGIWDLWLKQPVQTTLIQYTPFGGKMNEFAESALPFPHRPGVLYMINIAVTLNQNAEATLQWINDLFKYYTPYVTKNPRTSYVNYRDADLGTGSKTYQEASIWGRKYYKNNFDRLVKIKSVVDPQNFFNHKQSIPLLM; from the coding sequence ATGGCAACTTCTTCAATACTTTGTTCTTTTATTCTTCTTATTGTTTTCTCATCCTTTTCTTTGCAAACTTCTGCATCCTTTTCTCGGCAAACTTCTGGTGATAGCGCTCAACGTTTCGTTCAATGTTTAACCAGATATGCCAAGAACTCGGAATCTATtactcaagttgttttcaccccAGCCAATGCCTCATACAATCCTATTTTGCAGCTTAACTTGCAAAACCTTCGGTTCAATACTTCCGGGACGCGTAAACCTCTAGCCATTGTTACACCAGTTGAGGACACTCAAGTCCAAGCGGTGATTTACTGTGCTAGAAAAAATAGCATGAACGTTCGGACTCGTGGCGGAGGCCACGATTTCGAAGGTGTTTCGTATACAGCTGATGTGCCGTTTGTGTTACTTgatatgattaattataataGAGTTAATATAGACTTGAAAACAAGCACTGCATGGGTTCAGTCTGGTATTAGCCTTGGGGAATTTTACTATAAAATTTCTCAAACAAGTGATGTTCTGGCGTTCCCGGCTGGTTTAGTGTCGACGGTTGGACTTACCGGCCTTCTTGGTGGTGGAGGATATGGTATGATGAAGAGAAAGTACGCTCTTGCTGCTGATAATACACTGGATGCACGTATTGTGGATTACAATGGGAAAATTCTCGACAGAAAATCTATGGGAGAAGATCTGTTTTGGGCTATTAGAGGTGGTGATCCTGCTAGTTTTTGCGTTATTCTCGAGTTGAAATTGCAGTTGGTTCCTGTCCCCAAATTAGTGACCTATTTTGCAGTCCAAAGAACTCTGGAACAAAATGGATCAGCGCTATTCCAAAAATGGCAATCCACAGCAGTCAATGTGTTTCCAAGAGATCTTGATGTTAGAGTCGTGGTGGATACTATTACAAGCAATTCAAGTGCCCGCGAAGATAAGAAAACAGTTAGATTCATCTTCCAGTCATTGTATCTTGGTAAAATTGACACCTTACTTCCGATTATGAAAGAATATTTCCCTGAGCTGGGCTTGGTGAGAGAGGATTGTGTCGAAACCAGTTGGATCAAAACGGCGCCCATGTTTTCATTTTTTCCGGTAGGAACTGATCCAAAAATATTACTCAACAAAACGGCCCCTACAAGAAATCCTGTCAAGATAAAGTCGAGTTTCACGACGCAACCAATTTCTTTGGAAGGACTCAATGGTATATGGGACTTGTGGCTCAAGCAACCAGTACAAACCACGCTCATTCAATACACTCCATTCGGTGGGAAAATGAACGAGTTTGCAGAGTCTGCACTTCCATTTCCCCATCGTCCTGGTGTGTTGTACATGATCAACATCGCCGTGACTCTGAACCAAAATGCGGAAGCAACTTTACAGTGGATTAATGATCTGTTTAAATACTATACTCCATATGTGACCAAGAACCCTAGAACTTCATATGTGAATTACAGGGATGCTGATCTCGGAACAGGAAGCAAGACATATCAAGAGGCAAGCATATGGGGGAGGAAGTATTACAAGAATAATTTTGATAGGTTAGTGAAGATTAAGTCTGTAGTTGACCCTCAAAATTTCTTCAACCACAAGCAAAGCATTCCTCTACTCATGTGA
- the LOC108214400 gene encoding tetrahydroberberine oxidase — translation MAPSSILCSFIFLIIFSLFSLQISADSPRRFVQCLSKHSQNSESITQVVFTPANASYNPILQLNLQNLRFNTSGTRKPEAIVTPVDESQIQSVIYCARKNNMNVRIRGGGHDFEGVSNTAAVPFVLLDMINFNRVNIDLKTSTAWVQSGISLGEFYYKISQTSDVLAFPAGLVSTVGLTGLLGGGGYGMMKRKYALAADNTLDARIMDYNGKILDRKSMGEDLFWAIRGGDPASFCVILELKLQLVPVPKQVTYFAVLRTLEQNGSALFQKWQSTAANVFPRDLDVRVVVDTITSNSSAREDKKTVRFIFQSLYLGKIDTLLPIMQEYFPELGLVREDCVETSWIGTAPMFSFFPVGTDPKILLNKTATTRNPVKIKSSFTTQPISLEGLNGIWDLWLKQPVQTTLIQYTPFGGRMNEFAESALPFPHRPGVLYMINMAVTVAQNEEATLQWINDLFKYYAPYVTKNPRTSYVNYRDADLGTGSKTYEQASIWGRKYYKNNFDRLVKIKSVVDPQNFFNHKQSIPLL, via the coding sequence ATGGCACCTTCTTCAATACTTTGTTCTTTTATTTTCCTTATAATTTTTTCACTTTTTTCCTTGCAAATTTCTGCCGATAGCCCTCGGCGTTTCGTTCAATGTTTAAGCAAACACTCTCAGAACTCAGAATCTATtactcaagttgttttcaccccAGCCAATGCCTCATACAATCCAATTTTGCAGCTAAATTTACAAAACCTTCGCTTCAATACTTCCGGAACACGTAAACCCGAAGCCATTGTTACACCAGTGGATGAATCACAGATCCAATCCGTGATTTACTGTGCTAGAAAGAATAACATGAATGTTCGGATTCGCGGAGGAGGCCACGACTTCGAGGGGGTTTCTAATACTGCTGCAGTGCCGTTTGTGTTACTtgatatgattaattttaatagaGTTAATATAGACTTGAAAACCAGCACTGCATGGGTTCAGTCTGGGATTAGCCTTGGGGAATTTTACTATAAAATTTCTCAAACAAGTGATGTTCTTGCGTTCCCGGCTGGTTTAGTGTCGACTGTTGGACTTACTGGCCTTCTTGGTGGTGGAGGATACGGTATGATGAAGAGAAAGTACGCGCTCGCTGCTGATAATACGTTGGATGCACGTATTATGGATTACAATGGGAAAATTCTCGACAGAAAATCTATGGGAGAAGATCTGTTTTGGGCTATTAGAGGTGGGGATCCTGCTAGTTTTTGTGTTATTCTCGAGTTGAAGTTACAGTTGGTTCCTGTCCCGAAACAAGTGACCTATTTTGCAGTCCTGAGAACTCTGGAACAAAATGGATCAGCGCTATTCCAAAAATGGCAATCCACAGCGGCCAATGTGTTTCCAAGAGATCTTGATGTTAGAGTTGTGGTGGATACTATAACAAGCAACTCAAGTGCCCGCGAAGATAAGAAAACAGTCAGATTCATCTTCCAGTCATTGTATCTTGGTAAAATCGACACCTTACTTCCAATTATGCAAGAATATTTCCCTGAGTTAGGCTTGGTGAGAGAGGATTGTGTCGAAACCAGTTGGATCGGGACGGCGCCAATGTTTTCATTTTTTCCAGTAGGGACTGATCCAAAAATATTACTCAACAAAACGGCCACCACAAGAAATCCTGTCAAGATAAAGTCGAGTTTCACGACGCAACCAATTTCTTTGGAAGGACTCAATGGTATATGGGACTTGTGGCTCAAGCAACCAGTACAAACCACGCTCATTCAATACACTCCATTCGGTGGGAGAATGAACGAGTTTGCAGAGTCTGCACTTCCATTTCCCCATCGTCCTGGTGTGTTGTACATGATCAACATGGCCGTGACTGTGGCCCAAAATGAGGAAGCAACTTTACAGTGGATTAATGATCTGTTTAAATACTACGCTCCATATGTGACCAAGAACCCTAGAACTTCATACGTGAATTACAGGGATGCTGATCTCGGAACAGGAAGCAAGACATATGAACAGGCAAGCATATGGGGGAGGAAGTATTACAAGAATAATTTTGATAGGTTGGTGAAGATTAAGTCTGTAGTTGACCCTCAGAATTTCTTCAACCACAAGCAAAGCATTCCTCTGCTATAG